GTGCGTCTCCTGGTTCCCCTGGTGCTCGAGCTGGGCCTGTGGAGCCTGGTACCTGGTGTGGATACAGTGGCCAGGGACCCTCGCTGCTGGGCTGTGCGCAGGACTCAGCTTGAGTTCCGCCCCCGTGGGAGCAGCCCCTGGGACCGCTTTCTGGTGGGTGGCTACCTGTCTTCCCGTGTCCTCCTGGAGCTGCTCCGAAAGGCACTGGCCACCTCCATCAACTGGCCGGCCATTGGCAGCCTTCTTGGGTGCCTGATCCGGCCCAGCATGGCTTCGGAGGAGCTGCTGCTCGAGGTGCAGCATGAGCGCCTAGAGCTCACTGTCGCTGTACTCCTGGCGGTCACTAGAACCGACACCGACCACCTCCTTCTGGCCTGGCCCCTGGAGGGGCTGTCTGGAAACCTCTGGCTGCAGGACTTGTACCCGGCAGAGGCTGCCAGGCTGCGGGCCCTGGATGACCGTGATGCTGGAGCTCGCCagcggctgctgctgctgctgtgtggCGTGTGTTGCGGTCACCCGGCCCTAGGGAGGTTGGGCTGGTGCCACCTGACCCAGGTGGTTCTGCGCctcggggaggaggaggaggactgggCCGAGGAGGCCTTGGGGGACCGCTTCATGCAGGCCCTGGGGTTGCTCCTCAGCAGCCTGGAGCGGGCCAGCCTGCCCTGCCACCTCAACCCCAGCGTGAACCTCCTCAGCAGCCTGCGAGAGGAGGAGATTGACGACATCGGCTACGCACTCTACAGTGGCCTGCAGGCTCCTGAGTGGCTGCTCTAGATGGGTGGGGAATGGGTGGCCAGCACGTGTCCTCATGCCAGGGAGCCAAGAATGCCTCCCTCCCAGGAATTTGGAGAGCACGTTTTCTCTTGCTTTTAGCCAGAATAAAAGTGCGTTGCCTGAGCCCACGGGGTTAGCATGTGCATGGGCACCAGTCACTGAAGCCTCAAGCCCAGAGAGCTCGGGTTGCTGTCTCCTAAGCATGGCTGGGCCGCATGTCCGGAAGCCTGGAGTCCACACCACTCCACACGCCCCCTCAGCCCCTGGGGCGCATCCCAGGACCCTGGGCTTGGCCCACTATCATGAGCAGTGACCCAACTGGTGGAATCAGGCTCCCGCCGCCTGGGCTCCATTTTCTGCTGAGGGCGAGTCAGTGCTCCCCTTGGTGCCAGCCCCCGGCCTCTCTGGGCTGCCGGTGCTGGATGGCAATGTCTGTTGTAGCCCCTAGGGGCTGCAGTCATCTGGTATCCCCGGAAAGCAGCTTTCTGGCTGCCGTAAAGGCTGGCATTCCCCACTGTCTGTCAGGTTTGCTGGGTTTGCCGTGTCCTCTAGCCTGCAGTGGGAGCGCTCTGATACCCTACCCTGCCCGCCTCACACCTTGGGGGAAGGCCCTCCTTCCTCCAGCTGGGCATTCTCCAGGCAGCAGAGGCCCTTGAGAGGGCTCCTTTCTGCTGGCAGAGTCCAGGTTCTCTGGGTTGCCGGTAGCCAAGGGTGTCCCACTAGCTGCTGGGCCCGGCCACAGGGCAGAGGCTGTGCCCTCCCAGAGGGGCTGCATTGCGGGCTTGGCCTCCATGAACTGCTCTCAGCTACGCCTGCTGCCTTCTCACTGGAGCCTGGCAGAGGTCAGGGAGGGCCTGTGCCCCTCCTGGGCATCGGTCCTGCCTGGGGGATCATGTTCCTAGCAGCCTTTGCATCATTGCTGGTGCAAAGTCATGtttcagagaatatgaacaggaataaaaggaaaaactcaAAACTTCCACATGACTTGTGCTGTGCTCTTACACAGCTCTTTGGCATTCTGGAAGCTTGGCCAGAGGGCTTGGGATCAACGTGGAGGCAGGATTTAACTGAACAGTAGGTTATGCAGGAGGGTATTACAAGACTCCTGCTGTGATGTCCCACTTTAGTGGTGGGGACCAACTAGCCAGGGTTTTATTTCTTCCCAGAAGCTTAACCTCTCACCCTGTGCTTTCTAGAATGGGCAGGGCTGCTACAAAGTCCTTCAGCCAGCAGCCAGATTTCAGAGAAATGATTTCTCCATCTCTCTTGTCTCTCCTTGACCTCCAAAGGAGGGGGCAAACCTCCCCCTCTGCCTCTGCCATGTACAGAGAGGATGGCAGTGCAGCTCAGTGTCCCCACAGGAGCAAAGCTGGGGCTCCCTTCCTGTCACCACACGACAGATAAGGCCTGGGGAAGGCTTTGGACCACATGCACTCGGGCACCAGGACAGCTGCTGCTTCCATCCTGTATCTCCCTTTCCCACTGCATTTCCTGAGGTGACCCCTACACCTTCAAACTGATTACAGGGCAAGGAGGGGAACAGGACCACAGGCCGCCTTGGGAGGTCAGGGCTCTGCTTCACGGGCATGCGGCCAGCTCCTGGTTCTGCTCTGAGAGGCTGTGGTGAAGATCTTAGGGTGGGAGGCGCTTAGCCAAGGTACATTCAGACCACTTGGCTCAGGAGCAGTGCACAGAGAGCTGTGCGCAGCTGTAACAGTGGATGGCGGGCAAAGGAACAGCCTGGAAGCAGGGGTCAGTAAAACTGGGCCTGTAGTACTTCACAGGACAGTTGTAAGGAGTAACTGCTGGCAAGCACAAAGTGAGCAGCCCCTGAGCCAGGAATTGTTAGCCCTTGATCCCCCGCTTTCACTGACCGACGTCATCAAGTGCATCAAAGAGCTCCCAGTGCTAGGCCTGCGTCTGTCCGACGTCATGTTCCTCAGGACCATGGGTGAGCGGCTGGCTGGGGCACCGCCTGGCCAGCAGTCGGGAAGCAAGCCCAATACAGAGCCTTTCCTAGGTGGCAACCACCAGCATGTGGCCTGTGTGAGCCTCCTGCTTCAGACAGCTTTGAATCCCCCTCACACATGGCTAGGATAACCCAGGATAaatgaaaagggagagagaggaggtgtTGTGGTTACATCACCCATCCAAGGTTGACGTCTGGAACTTAGCCAGGGATGTGAACAAAGCATCATGTTCTAGCAGCCTTTGCAGGACCTGGTGTGCTGGGCAGGCGCAGGCCCACATGGTGCCCACTGCACGGCAGCTGCTGTCCCACCCACTCCCCTTTAGTGCAGGGACAGTTCCAACTATTTGAGCAAGGTGTGCTCGGCCCAGGGCCTAAAAGTCTTACCGCTTAGACCCTTGGGCTGTGGAGCCAAAACCAGGCTGTCTGGGTCCTCAGGTTAGCTTTTCTGAGCGACCCCAAGCCAGAGTTCCAATGGCTGAGGCACAGCGGTGATGCTCCTGCTCACCACAAAAGGTTTGCCCATGCAGataaaacacaaaaccaaaatgGCAAGTAGGAACTAATTTTAAATGTCACCCATATTTTCTCTACCCTAAGTCAAGCAGGGCAAGCGCTGCAGTCCAGGCAGGGCAGCAGGCAGGTGTGCAGACTGTACACATGCAGCCCACGGGCACTGTCCATGCCCTGGCCCGCTGCTGCAGAAGCGGTCTGATCAGGCCTTGCCGGCCTCCCTCCTGAGCAGGCCAGAGAGCCCATGTAAACAGCCTCCCTACAGTTGCTCCCCACTCTAGGTGGCTAGATGGGAGTTCCAAACCAGTGTGTCCCCTGGGACATTCACAGCAGCCAAGTTTATTGGTGCAGGGGCGGCCACAGCTGGCGTGGCTGGTTCAGGGGCTGGCACCGGAAGTGTGTTTGGCAGCCAGGAACCCATCTCTGAAGCAGCAGCTCTTCTCCTAGGCAATCCTGGGCTTCGCCCTGAGGCCATGGGGCTCATTCAATGGCAGCCTTTCTCATCCTGTTCGCCACAAGAGGCTCTGTGGAGGTCACCTGCTGCTTAGACTCCAGACCATGCCCAGTCCTGGAGTGTGCTAAGCTTCACCATTAAACATttccctaaaataaaaaaaataccttatCATATATAAAACATAGCCTTTCTGTAAATCCCTTGCTAGCAGTGGTCTTCGGGAACACTCACCTGCAGTAGTCTACCCAGGGCGGGACCATTCATCCCAGACACCTGACCTGTCTGGTtgttttcaatcttttaaaaatatttttaaaagccctgaAGGAAGTATGTGTGCACACAAGCTTTCTCATCAGGAGATGCCTGGGAGTGGAAAGCATTCAAACATCCCACTCTGAAGGAGCTTGCCAAACTGCATTCTGAAAGGCCTTTGGTCAGCGGGCCAGAAAACCATCCCAGAGCTCTGGGCTGCACCTGGCAGGACTGCAGCAGGTGGGGAGCTGGGGGTGCCCTGCACCCCACCAACCCTGCCACCTGCTCCACTACATTCTCTAACCTCTCCTCCAAAGACTATCACTGAGTGGAAATGGAGTGCAAtccacactcccaccagcaacGCCTGGTGTCTGTGGCTCGCCACATTCAGCTGGCGTGCGCCAAGGATAAAGAAGCCATTTCAGTGCTGGCTGCAGAGCCACCTGCGTCAGAGGCCTTCACGGGCCAGAATCTACCTTGCGAATGCCTGGCCTGACCTGGCGGGCAAGGCATGCAAGGAAGGCGCCTCACGGCTTTTGGTCCCTAACAGGCACTTGCCCTTCACCCGGGAAATTCACTGGTGTGGAGCCAAGCCTTGGAACCCCTGGGGGCAGACAAGGGCTCCAGAGCAGGTGTGCGCCTCCTCTGGGGGCAGGAAGGGCACTACAGTCAGGGTCTAGAAGAGCTCACCCGGCAGCCCGGAATCCAGGGCTGCTGCCCCATCTGTGCCATTCTCTCCAAAACCAGGGACCTTCAACCTGCTATGTCACATGCATCTGTGACACACTGCATTTTGCCTAAGTACATTTTTCTTACATAATCGGAAAAATAcgttctttttaaaaactccagTAACATACCATTTGGTTGTACTGAGGAAGGTAACGCTGGAGTGGGCAGAGCCCAGTATAGTCCAAGGGCtggcccagcagccccaggacgCAGCTTTGTGCCGCCTTTCCACTGCTGCCGCTCCCTGAGACAGCAGTTCACTGGCTGAGGCCTCAGGCCGGCAGAAGGCAACTCCCAGGCTCTGGGGCATGTGATTGCTCCGT
The sequence above is a segment of the Manis pentadactyla isolate mManPen7 chromosome 4, mManPen7.hap1, whole genome shotgun sequence genome. Coding sequences within it:
- the MIEF2 gene encoding mitochondrial dynamics protein MID49 — translated: MAEFSQKRGQQRDEVLGGTVDFLLANARLVLGVGGAAVLGIATLAVKRLIDRATSPRDEDDTKGDTTCLEESWKELSLLKATPRLPPRPPPAALSQPVSLPGPSPSTPEGPADAEPQTSPQLSSPAPLCLTFQEKLLAFERDRVAIPAAHVALAKQLAGDIALELQAYLRSKFRELPFGAPVPSGPLYDGLQAGAADHVRLLVPLVLELGLWSLVPGVDTVARDPRCWAVRRTQLEFRPRGSSPWDRFLVGGYLSSRVLLELLRKALATSINWPAIGSLLGCLIRPSMASEELLLEVQHERLELTVAVLLAVTRTDTDHLLLAWPLEGLSGNLWLQDLYPAEAARLRALDDRDAGARQRLLLLLCGVCCGHPALGRLGWCHLTQVVLRLGEEEEDWAEEALGDRFMQALGLLLSSLERASLPCHLNPSVNLLSSLREEEIDDIGYALYSGLQAPEWLL